The segment ACCGGAAGATGCTCTACGCGATGCGCGACACCGGCGTCGTAGTGCGCGTCTCCCGAGGGCTATACCGGCTCGCTTCGCTCGATCCGCTGGCGCACCCCGACCTCGTCACGGTGGCGAAGCGCGTCCCGCAGGGCGTTCTCTGCCTCATCTCCGCGCTCTCGTTCCACGAGCTGACGACGCAGGTGCCGCACACGATCGACGTCGCGCTCGAGCGAGGCAGGACGAAGCCGCGCCTCGACTACCCCCCGACGCGCTTCTTCTGGTTCTCGGGAGCGGCGTTCCACGAGGGCATCGAGACGCACGAACTGGACGGCGTGCCGGTCCGCATCTACGACCCTGAAAAGGCCCTCGTCGATTGCTTCCGGTATCGGAACCAGATCGGCATGAACGTGACCTTGGAGGCGCTGCGGCTCTGGCGTGAACGCCGCAAGAAGAGGCTCGATGTCCTGCTCAGGTACGCCCGTATGCGGCACGTCGAGCGGGCGATGCGCCCCTACCTGGAGGCGATGCAGTGACCGTCAAGAACCTCGCGGCCTCGGTACAGGCTCGTCTCAAGAATCACGCGCGCGCGACGAAACGGCCGTTCCAGGAGCTGCTCCAGTACTACGCGATGGAGCGCTTGCTGCTCGACGAGCCGTACCGGTAGCGACGGCGTGCGTGCCGCCGGTCGAGTGTCCGTGCCTACGCGCGCGCCGCGCGCAGCATCGCCTCGAGCTGGCCGAAGGCGGATCGCGCCACCTGCGGCTCGCTGCCGGGGGCCGGCCAGGTGCCGGTACGCAGCGCGTCGAGGTAGTGGTCGCGGACCCTCTCGAGCGGTGCGTCGGCGAGAGGCGCCGCGTGCCCCGCGGCGAGGAATTGGGCGAAGCGGGAGATCGCGCGCGGGTAGCTTCGCACCGGCCCGGGGCCGATGCCGCCGGCGTCGTGCTTGTGCTCGAGGAAGCGGCGGAGGTCGTCGACCAGCCGCTGGGGATCCGCCGTACGCAGGCAGTCGGGGACGATGGGACCGGCCGCAGCGGCGGGTTCCTCCGCGTCGCGATCGACTGCGTCGTCCTCGACGGGATCGACATCGACAGGCGCCTCGAGCAGCGCCACCAGCGCCGCTGCGTCGACGCGGACGCCGCCGTCCGCTCCGTCGAGCACGCCGGAGAGGAGCGCGCGCTTCTCGCCGTGGAGCGCGAGGATCTGCTCCTCGATCGTGCCGCGGGAGACCAGGCGCAGCACCGTCACCGGCCGGGTCTGGCCGATGCGATGGGCGCGATCGGTCGCCTGATCCTCGGCGGCGGGGTTCCACCACGGGTCGAGGTGCACGACGTAGTCGGCGGCGGTGAGGTTGAGGCCCGTCCCGCCCGCCTTGAGCGAGACGAGGAAGGCGTCGCCCTCCCCCGCCTGCCAGCGATCGACCCGATCCTGGCGGCTCGCGGCGGCGGTCTTGCCGTCGAGGCGGAGCGTGCGGATCCCCGCTTTGGCGAGCGCCTCCTCGACCAGGTCGAGGTGTTTCGTGAACTGGCTGAAGACGAGGGCGCGGTGGCCCTCTTCGCGCAGCTCCTCGAGGGTGGAGACCAGGGTCGCGAGCTTGGACGAGGGCAGCTGCGAGGTCTCGTCGTAGAGGCGGGGATGGCAGGCGCAGAGGCGCAGGCGGGTGATCGCCGCGAGGATCTCGAAGCGGCGCTGCTCTGGCGGCAGGGAGCCGTCGAGACCGGCCACCCGCGCCGCCGCGGCGAGGCGCGCCTCGTCGTAGAGGCGGCGCTCCGCGGGGGAGAGATCGACCGCGACGTCGATCTCGCTGCGCGGCGGCAGATCCGTGGCCACCTCGGCCTTGGTGCGCCGGAGGAGGAAGGGCCGCAGCACCGAAGAGAGCGCCCGGCGCCGCCCCGCGTCGCCCCGCTCGATCGGCAGGGCGAAGCGCTCGCGAAAGCGATCGGCGCTGCCGAGCAGGCCCGGCACCACGATCCGGTAGAGGCTCCACAGCTCGCCCAGGTGGTTCTCCATCGGCGTGCCGGAGAGCGCGATGCGGATCGCCGCGTCGATCTGCCGGGCGGCCTGCGCCCGGTCGGTCTGCGGGTTCTTGAGCGCCTGGGCCTCGTCGAAGATGGCGGTGGCGAAGTGCCGCGTGGCGAGCCGCTCGCCGTCCCGGGCGAGCAGCCCGTAGCTGACGACGAGCAGATCACCTGGCCCCAGCTCGAGCGCATCGCGCTCCGGGTCCGAGAGGGCGCCGTAGCGGATCGCACGCAGGCCCGGGGCGAAGCGCTCCACCTCCCGCAGCCAGTTGCCGCAGACCGAGGTGGGCGCCACCACCAGCGCGGGTCCCTGCGCGGCGCGGTGGAGGAGGAGCGCGATGCTCTGCAGCGTCTTGCCGAGGCCCATGTCGTCGGCGAGGCAGCCGCCGGCGCCCCATTCCGCGAGCCGCGCCAGCCAGCGGAAGCCCTCGACCTGGTAGGGCCGGAGCTCCGCGCGCAGCCCCTCGGGCAGCGGCGCCTGGTAGTCGCGGGAGGCGCGGATGCGGCCGAGCAGATCGCCGAAGGCGCGGATGGCGCGAAGCTCCGCGCCGTCCTCCACCAGCGCCTCGATCGCAGGCGCCGCGGCGAAGGAGAGTTCGAGGCCCTCGCGGCCCTCGTGCACCTGCTCCGCGGCGCGGGCGAGCTTCTCCTTGAGCTCGTCGGCCAGCGCCACGAAGACGCCGGGCTCCGCCTCCACGTAGCGGCTGCCCCGCCGGGCCGCGTCGAGGGCGAGGGCGAGATCGACCGAGACGCCATCGACGTCGACGCCGCCCGCCAGCCCGAACCAGTCGCGCTGCTGCTTCACCTCCGCGCGCACGTCTGCGGCGCGAGCAGGCCGGGTGATCCGCTGGCGCTGCTTCGGCCACTCGATCGTGAAGCCCGGCGCCGGGGCGCGCTCGGCGAGGTGCACGAGGAGGTCGAGGGCGGCGTCGCCGGCGAGGCGCAGCTGGAAGTCCGCCTCGTCCTCGTCGATCGGATGGGGCAGCGGAAGCGAGCGGAGCGCTGCCGTGGCCGCAGCACGCTCGGCCTCCGGCTCGCGTCGGGCGCAGATGCGCTCCTCTTCGACGACCGCAGCGGCGAGCGCCGGCCCGACGCCAGGCTCGAAGGCCGCGCCACCTGCGAGCGGTCGCACGAGCGTCGTGAGGAGGAGGCCGTCGGCCCCCTCCCGCTCGAGGCGGAGGACGACGTGGTTCTCCGGTTCGACCTCGCGGCCCGCGAGCGCCTTCGGCAGCTCGACCGGCACGATCTGCTGGAGCCCCTGCACCCGCTCGAGCAGCGGGCCGACCGCCTCCGCCGGGAAGAAGGTCGACCTGCCGCCGAGGGCGCGGAGCACGGTCTCTAAACGGGGCGAGGGGCGGACGACGCGGCAGACGGAGCGGTCGATGACCGCGGCGATGCCGCAGCGGCCCTGCGCGTCGAGGGCCGCGACCAGATCGGCGGGGCGGACCTCCACCTCCCCGGCCATCACCACCACCTCGTAGCCGCCGTCACGCTCCACCGAGCGGAGCGCCACCGGCGACTCCACCACCGCGACCGGCTGGCTGGCGGAATCGGCGAGGTAGACGAGGTCGTGACCGCAGAGCTCGACCAGCGCCCGGGCGATCGCCGCGCCCGGGGGTTCCGAGTAGTAGGAGTCGCCGGAGAGCGCCGCCCAGATCCGCCGGTCGCGTTCGCTCACGCAGGCGTTGCGCGCGTCCCAGCGGTCGAGCCGGGTCCCCTTCGACCAGCCGCCCTTCGCCAGGCGCTTCTGGAGGATGGGCTGCACCCCCACCGCGCCGCTCTGGCCGACGGTGAGGCGCCAGGCGACGCGCTCCTTCGCCTCGTCGGCGCCGGGCTCGACGAGCGCCGCGTCCAGGGCCTGCAGCGTGCGCATCCAGGCCGGCGTCTCGACGGCCTTGCCCACGTCGCGGGTGAGCGGATGGGCGGGATCGCGGAGCGTCCGGAGAATGAGGAGGATCGCGGCGGGGATGTGAAAGCAGGACCCGGTGCGCGCCACCGTGCAATCACAGGTGGACGAGGGCGAGTCCAGCGCGAGGCGGATGCGGACGGCCTCGAGCTGGGTGCCGGCCCGCGCGCGCGGGGCCCGCATGCTCACCCGGATCGCCGGGGGATCGGCGGTCACGTCCGCGCGGACCTCCTCCACCAGCTCGAGGGGGAGATCGCGCTGCGCCTGCTCGCGGCGCTTCTCGAACTCGGCGAGGAGCACCTCTCCGGTGGCGGCGAGCCCGGCGGACGCGCCAGGCGGGGGCCAGCTCGCCCTCGCCTGCTCGGCCACCTTCCGGGTCTGCCGCAGGGCCGCAGCGAGCTCGGTGAGGTAGCGAGTCGCCTCCTGTGCCACCTCGGCGCGGCCCGCAGCGCCGAGCGCGGCGTGGATGCGGGCGCCGCCGTAGTCGTCGGGCACGATCGCGTCGATGAGCGCGCAGCTGTCGGCCCGGGTGAGGCGCAGGCGCTGGATCGTGGCGGTCTTCAAGCCCAGCCGGTGCAGCGGCGCGGTGAGCGCGTCCGCGATGCCCTCGGCCTGCGCCCAGGCCAGCAGCTCCGCCCGGCTCTGCCAGGTGGGCAGCGGGGCCTCGAGCGCGTCGAGGAAGAGCGCCTTGAGCGCCGAGAGGAACTCGGTCGCCGCCCCGCGCGGCGCCTTCCAGCGGGGCATGGTCGGGTGGGCGCCGGCGATGAGGTCGCGGACGGTCTTCACCCGGCCCTTGCGGAGGATGTCCTGAAGCGCGGCGGCAGAGGCGGGGCTCAGCCCGCCCTTCTCGGCCAGGGCCTCCAGGGACATGCCGAGGAGTTCGGCTGCGGCGGCGCGCTCGGCTACGGGAAGCAGCGCGTAGAGGGTCGGTGCGCGGAGGATCTCTTCGGCGAGGGGGTGCTGGGCGGAGGCGGCCATCTCGTCCTTCGGCGGCTGGATGCGGGCGCAGTGATAGCCGAAGTCGGGCGAGGGGTGAACCGCGGCGCTTCAGGCGCCTCGGACGGCTGGTCCCACGGGGCCGGGCGCCTTGCGCTTCACCAGCGCCGCCGCCATTTGTCCCGGTAGCTGGGGGGTGCAGGGATCGGTTCATCCGGCGCGCTCGTGCGCTCCGCGAGGAAGGAGCTCGAGTCGCCGTCCTTGATCCGGATGTTGCCCGTGAGCCGGCCGTCCCTGCGCAACCTGACGCGGCCCGAGCCCGCCACCTGGTCGTATTCCCAGGCGCCCCGCCAGGTGAAAGAAACGCCGATCGCGGTGGGCTTGCAGTCGACGTAGGCGAGCAGGCAGTGCATCCGCAGCCGGTCCTCGACACCGGTCAGCGAGAGCAAGGCCGGGCCCAGCTGATCGAGGCCTTCGTTCATCCACTGGGAAGTCTCTGTGATCCGCCACCAGCCTTCGTACTCGTGTGGGATCAGGACGCTCATCTGGTCATTCCTCCCGGCGCTCGAGCCACTCTGCGCTTGGCTACACCCAATTCTGGTTCAGGCACGCGCCGGTGCGAAGACGAGAACGGCCATGTCGCCGCGAAGCGGTTCGCCACCGAGGAGGACCGCGGTGAGGACCATGGGGCCGAGCTCCCGGCCGCCGACGACCACGTCCACCGACGCGCCGCCGACCGGCGGCTGGCGCCCCAGCTCGCCCAGTACAATCTCGAAGCGCTCCTACTCCGTCACGGGTCACCTCTGCGGATCGAATCGGCGTAGCGATCGATGAGAAAGCGCGCCTGCTCCGGCCCGCGACCACCAATGCCGGCGCAGTCGACCGCCAGTTGGATCAGAGAGACGCCAGATCCGTGACCGAGCGTGCGCGGGCTCATGTAGATCCCGCCGGCGTCGGTTTCCGCCGCCGGCTCCGCCCGCAGCACGAGAAAGTTGTGCGGCGTCGTGCGGCGGAGCTGCAGTGCTCGCTCGACAGGGGCGCTGGATCCCGACAGGTAGATTCCGTGCGGCAGGCCGCTCACGTGGAGCTCGTCCGGCGCAAGCCCGCTCGCGAGGCTCCAGATGCCTTTCACCTGCTGCTCATCGAGCGCGGCGCGTGCACGTGCCAGCGCCTCGGGGGTGACGGCCGGGGCGTAGTAGGCCTCCACTGCCACGGCGGTCCGCTCGCCCGAGTCGATCCACGCGCGAACGAGTCGCAGCGGATCGCGGAGAAAGAAGCCCGAGCGAGCCGAAAGCCGCTCGGCGAATCCCTCGTGTTCCAGGCGGGCGAGTGCGTTGAACGTCGTTGCGTAGCCCGCGCCCACCAGAGTCGCCATCGCCTGGGCCGTTCGCGGTGTGGTCGGATCTGCGAGAAGAACACGAGCTACGCGGCCCGCTACACCGCGAAAGAGGCTTCCGCGTGCCGGACGCGCGACCGGCAACTTTCCCTTCCCGTCGGCGTGGATGAACACCCCCGGCCCGCGGACGACGACGGTGCCTCGCCGGTCGAAGACGCCAAGGCCCTCAGCCAGGCAGGCCTCGATGACCGAGGGAGACGCGGCCTCCGTCACTACGGCCGGCAAGGGCGTGGCCTGGCTCCGTTCGGTCGAGAGGCTGCGCCAGCGATCGGCGGCATCGCGGATGCGCTTTTGAACCGCCGGAACGTCGCGGGCGAGGAGGGGTGCCTTGTACCCGATGAGCAGCCGAACGGTTCCCCCAGGCCAGCGCAGCTCGGCAAGGTCGTCCACGTCGTGGCCACCGGGGCCGCGCC is part of the Vulgatibacter sp. genome and harbors:
- a CDS encoding type IV toxin-antitoxin system AbiEi family antitoxin domain-containing protein encodes the protein MATRAFEREVELFRQHGGGLRMAEALRLGINRKMLYAMRDTGVVVRVSRGLYRLASLDPLAHPDLVTVAKRVPQGVLCLISALSFHELTTQVPHTIDVALERGRTKPRLDYPPTRFFWFSGAAFHEGIETHELDGVPVRIYDPEKALVDCFRYRNQIGMNVTLEALRLWRERRKKRLDVLLRYARMRHVERAMRPYLEAMQ
- a CDS encoding SNF2-related protein; protein product: MAASAQHPLAEEILRAPTLYALLPVAERAAAAELLGMSLEALAEKGGLSPASAAALQDILRKGRVKTVRDLIAGAHPTMPRWKAPRGAATEFLSALKALFLDALEAPLPTWQSRAELLAWAQAEGIADALTAPLHRLGLKTATIQRLRLTRADSCALIDAIVPDDYGGARIHAALGAAGRAEVAQEATRYLTELAAALRQTRKVAEQARASWPPPGASAGLAATGEVLLAEFEKRREQAQRDLPLELVEEVRADVTADPPAIRVSMRAPRARAGTQLEAVRIRLALDSPSSTCDCTVARTGSCFHIPAAILLILRTLRDPAHPLTRDVGKAVETPAWMRTLQALDAALVEPGADEAKERVAWRLTVGQSGAVGVQPILQKRLAKGGWSKGTRLDRWDARNACVSERDRRIWAALSGDSYYSEPPGAAIARALVELCGHDLVYLADSASQPVAVVESPVALRSVERDGGYEVVVMAGEVEVRPADLVAALDAQGRCGIAAVIDRSVCRVVRPSPRLETVLRALGGRSTFFPAEAVGPLLERVQGLQQIVPVELPKALAGREVEPENHVVLRLEREGADGLLLTTLVRPLAGGAAFEPGVGPALAAAVVEEERICARREPEAERAAATAALRSLPLPHPIDEDEADFQLRLAGDAALDLLVHLAERAPAPGFTIEWPKQRQRITRPARAADVRAEVKQQRDWFGLAGGVDVDGVSVDLALALDAARRGSRYVEAEPGVFVALADELKEKLARAAEQVHEGREGLELSFAAAPAIEALVEDGAELRAIRAFGDLLGRIRASRDYQAPLPEGLRAELRPYQVEGFRWLARLAEWGAGGCLADDMGLGKTLQSIALLLHRAAQGPALVVAPTSVCGNWLREVERFAPGLRAIRYGALSDPERDALELGPGDLLVVSYGLLARDGERLATRHFATAIFDEAQALKNPQTDRAQAARQIDAAIRIALSGTPMENHLGELWSLYRIVVPGLLGSADRFRERFALPIERGDAGRRRALSSVLRPFLLRRTKAEVATDLPPRSEIDVAVDLSPAERRLYDEARLAAAARVAGLDGSLPPEQRRFEILAAITRLRLCACHPRLYDETSQLPSSKLATLVSTLEELREEGHRALVFSQFTKHLDLVEEALAKAGIRTLRLDGKTAAASRQDRVDRWQAGEGDAFLVSLKAGGTGLNLTAADYVVHLDPWWNPAAEDQATDRAHRIGQTRPVTVLRLVSRGTIEEQILALHGEKRALLSGVLDGADGGVRVDAAALVALLEAPVDVDPVEDDAVDRDAEEPAAAAGPIVPDCLRTADPQRLVDDLRRFLEHKHDAGGIGPGPVRSYPRAISRFAQFLAAGHAAPLADAPLERVRDHYLDALRTGTWPAPGSEPQVARSAFGQLEAMLRAARA